The Lynx canadensis isolate LIC74 chromosome D1, mLynCan4.pri.v2, whole genome shotgun sequence genome has a segment encoding these proteins:
- the LOC115526256 gene encoding olfactory receptor 51A7-like: protein MFSLNTSEVEISTFLLVGIPGFESVHIWISIPICFMYLLAILGNCTTLFVIRTESSLHEPMYYFLSMLALSDLGLSFSSLPSMLRIFLFNTMEISADACIAQEFFIHGFTGMESSMLLIMSFDCFPAICNPLRYNSILTSSRILHRGLIFDIKSILLVLPLPFTLNRLRYCNKHLLSHSYCLHQDVMKLACSDNRVNFYYGLFVALCMMSDSAFIAVSYVFNKTVLGIASHGEQLKALNTCVSHICAVLIFFVPIITLATIHHFAKHKSPLAMILIADAFLLVPPLMNPIVYCVKSWQIRVKVLEN, encoded by the coding sequence ATGTTTTCTCTTAATACCTCAGAAGTTGAAATCTCCACCTTCCTGTTGGTTGGGATCCCAGGGTTTGAGAGTGTACACATTTGGATCTCCATCCCCATCTGCTTTATGTACCTCCTGGCCATCCTGGGCAACTGCACCACCCTGTTTGTCATCAGGACAGAGTCTTCCCTGCATGAGCCTATGTACTATTTCCTCTCCATGCTGGCCCTATCTGACCTGggcttgtctttctcttctcttccctctatGCTGAGGATCTTCTTGTTCAATACCATGGAGATTTCTGCTGATGCATGTATTGCCCAGGAATTTTTCATCCATGGATTCACAGGCATGGAATCCTCAATGCTCTTGATCATGTCCTTTGATTGCTTTCCAGCCATTTGCAACCCTCTGAGGTATAATTCCATTCTTACCAGCTCCAGAATTTTGCATCGTGGGCTGATATTTGATATTAAAAGCATTCTACtagttcttcctcttcctttcacttTAAATAGACTCAGATACTGTAATAAACACCTGCTCTCACACTCCTACTGTCTCCACCAGGATGTCATGAAACTGGCCTGCTCTGACAATAGGGTTAACTTTTACTATGGTCTGTTTGTCGCACTCTGCATGATGTCAGACAGTGCTTTCATTGCTGTTTCCTATGTGTTCAACAAGACTGTATTGGGTATTGCATCCCATGGGGAGCAACTTAAAGCTCTTAATACCTGCGTGTCCCACATCTGTGCTGTGCTCATCTTCTTTGTGCCCATCATCACCTTGGCTACCATACATCACTTTGCCAAGCATAAATCCCCTTTGGCTATGATTCTGATAGCTGATGCATTCTTGTTGGTACCACCTTTGATGAATCCCATTGTGTATTGTGTAAAAAGTTGGCAGATTAGAGTAAAAGTCCTGGAAAACTGA
- the LOC115524502 gene encoding olfactory receptor 51S1: MSTFPNQAAPNNTSMAPTFLLVGMPGLSAAPSWWTIPLITMYLLSALGNGTILWIIALDSTLHRPMYFFLFLLSVSDVGLATALMPTLLGLAFAGVHAVPASACLLQMFFVHIFSVMESSVLLAMALDRALAICRPLHYPTLLTNDVISKICLAIAFRCLGLHLPLPFLLAHMPYCLPQVLAYSYCLHPDIAHLACPGAWGTIYSLFVVLSVMGLDPLLIFFSYGLIGRVLQGLGSSEDRWKAGQTCAAHLSAVLLFYMPMILLALIDHLRVPIPQPAHTLLSYVHFLFPPLINPILYSVKMKEIRERIVKRLQPRKVGCAQ, from the coding sequence ATGTCAACATTCCCCAATCAGGCAGCCCCCAATAACACTTCAATGGCCCCCACCTTCTTGTTGGTGGGCATGCCAGGTCTGTCAGCTGCACCCTCCTGGTGGACAATACCACTCATCACAATgtaccttctctctgccctgggcAACGGTACTATTCTCTGGATCATTGCCTTGGATTCCACCCTGCACCGTCCAatgtacttcttcctcttcttgcttAGCGTGTCTGATGTTGGCTTGGCCACAGCCCTGATGCCCACCCTGCTGGGTCTTGCCTTTGCTGGCGTTCATGCTGTCCCTGCTTCGGCTTGCCTCCTACAGATGTTCTTTGTCCACATCTTTTCTGTCATGGAGTCCTCTGTGTTGCTCGCCATGGCCTTAGATCGAGCACTAGCCATCTGCCGCCCTCTCCACTACCCAACGCTCCTCACCAATGATGTCATTAGCAAGATTTGCCTGGCTATTGCTTTCCGATGCCTGGGTCTCCATCTGCCCCTGCCATTCCTCCTGGCCCACATGCCCTACTGCCTCCCACAGGTCCTGGCCTATTCTTACTGCTTGCACCCAGATATAGCCCATTTGGCCTGCCCTGGAGCTTGGGGTACAATCTATAGCCTCTTTGTGGTTCTGTCAGTTATGGGATTAGaccctctgcttatttttttctcctatggcTTAATTGGCAGAGTCTTGCAAGGTTTGGGATCCAGTGAGGATCGCTGGAAGGCTGGCCAAACCTGTGCTGCCCACCTCTCTGCTGTGCTCCTCTTCTACATGCCCATGATCCTTCTTGCCCTCATTGACCATCTTAGAGTGCCAATACCTCAGCCTGCCCATACTCTTCTCTCCTATGTCCACTTCCTGTTTCCTCCATTGATAAATCCTATTCTCTACAGTGTCAAGATGAAGGAGATTAGAGAGAGAATAGTCAAGAGACTACAGCCCAGGAAGGTGGGTTGTGCTCAATGA